A stretch of the Glycine soja cultivar W05 chromosome 13, ASM419377v2, whole genome shotgun sequence genome encodes the following:
- the LOC114381908 gene encoding putative serine/threonine-protein kinase-like protein CCR3 — MANQMDSEIESVNMIDITVDAPSFVSKVDSAIRSESETWSNLGASRLHSFASVVDWAIRSSRTVSNLGTSPVPSFASAEDNNVMRAVPARLFTWAELVAATNNFSIHNQIGAGCFSVVYRGKLVDGREVAIKTGGTWPKRESKLTLLSGLHHKNLIGLVGFCETNYERLSVYEYMKNGSLYDRLHDKGSSVLNSWKMRIKIALDASRGIEYLHNYADSFIIHGDIKSSNILLDATWTARVSDFGWKFMRNRRRIIENTDPEYVIRGALSAESDVHGLGVVLFELLTGKRPTFVYGEDGGTLLSRKHLVDFAVTAISNGFLEKILDQRAGQPDVNEAEAVKLVADTAIRCVNLKLKDRPTMADIVVRLERALAICEYDSIFRGTIYDVSE; from the coding sequence ATGGCAAATCAAATGGATAGTGAAATTGAGAGCGTTAACATGATTGATATCACAGTTGACGCACCAAGTTTTGTTTCAAAAGTGGACAGTGCCATAAGGAGTGAGAGTGAGACTTGGTCAAATTTGGGAGCATCCCGCCTCCATAGTTTTGCTTCTGTAGTGGACTGGGCTATAAGGAGTAGCAGGACTGTGTCGAATTTGGGAACATCACCTGTCCCTAGTTTTGCTTCGGCAGAGGACAATAATGTGATGAGGGCTGTTCCTGCACGATTATTCACCTGGGCTGAGCTTGTAGCAGCCACCAACAATTTCTCAATTCACAACCAGATTGGTGCTGGCTGTTTCAGTGTTGTGTACAGAGGTAAACTTGTCGATGGTCGAGAGGTTGCAATCAAGACGGGTGGAACCTGGCCAAAGAGAGAGAGCAAATTGACCTTGTTATCCGGTTTACACCACAAGAACTTGATTGGGCTGGTTGGATTCTGTGAAACGAATTATGAAAGACTCAGTGTGTATGAGTACATGAAGAATGGGTCCTTGTATGATCGTTTGCATGACAAGGGTAGCAGTGTCTTGAATTCGTGGAAAATGAGGATCAAAATTGCTTTGGATGCCTCTCGAGGAATAGAATATCTTCATAATTATGCAGATTCCTTTATTATTCACGGAGATATCAAGTCTTCCAACATTCTTCTTGATGCCACCTGGACGGCAAGAGTATCTGATTTTGGATGGAAGTTTATGAGAAACAGACGACGAATAATTGAGAACACTGATCCTGAGTACGTTATTCGAGGTGCATTGTCAGCAGAGAGTGATGTGCATGGGCTTGGAGTTGTACTGTTTGAACTTCTAACAGGAAAGAGACCTACATTCGTGTACGGGGAAGATGGAGGCACCCTATTAAGTAGAAAGCATTTGGTAGACTTTGCTGTGACTGCTATTTCAAATGGATTTTTGGAGAAAATTTTGGATCAAAGGGCTGGACAACCCGATGTGAATGAAGCAGAAGCAGTAAAGTTAGTGGCTGATACCGCTATCCGTTGTGTGAATTTGAAACTGAAAGATAGACCAACCATGGCTGACATTGTAGTCAGATTAGAGCGGGCTTTGGCTATTTGTGAATATGATAGCATTTTCAGGGGTACCATCTATGATGTTTCAGAATGA
- the LOC114380878 gene encoding putative serine/threonine-protein kinase-like protein CCR3, whose amino-acid sequence MYVVWCLYMTYVLSASAKANKMDTEMVESIDVTDDARSFSWAVDSAIRSETGSIFGESRVRSFASLVDSAIRSSNATEADLGSSPVHVFAMAEDKAELKPATNNFPGLLFTLAELEAATNNFSRDNMIGYKVYRGKLVDGREVAIKKMIKFRRDSFRKSEFAILSRLPHRNLVGLVGLCKNRYEWLLVYEYTKKGSLHDHLHDKNNVDVNIQFYTGYFYPLNKKYFYIFNRR is encoded by the coding sequence atgtatgtggtTTGGTGTCTGTATATGACATATGTGCTCAGTGCCTCCGCCAAAGCAAATAAAATGGATACTGAAATGGTTGAGAGCATTGATGTCACAGATGATGCAAGGAGTTTTAGCTGGGCAGTGGACAGCGCCATAAGGAGTGAGACTGGGTCCATTTTTGGAGAATCTCGTGTCCGTAGCTTTGCTTCGTTAGTGGACAGTGCCATAAGGAGTAGTAATGCTACTGAAGCAGATTTGGGATCATCCCCTGTCCATGTTTTTGCAATGGCAGAAGACAAGGCTGAGCTTAAACCAGCCACCAACAATTTCCCAGGATTATTATTTACCCTGGCTGAGCTTGAAGCAGCCACCAATAATTTCTCACGTGACAACATGATTGGTTATAAGGTGTACAGGGGCAAACTTGTTGATGGTCGTGAGGTTGCAATCAAGAAGATGATAAAATTCAGGAGAGACTCGTTTCGTAAGTCTGAATTTGCCATCTTGTCCCGTTTACCCCACCGGAACTTGGTTGGGCTGGTTGGGTTATGCAAAAACAGATATGAATGGTTGTTGGTGTATGAGTATACGAAGAAGGGGTCGTTGCATGATCATTTGCATGACAAGAACAATGTGGATGTGAATATCCAATTTTATACCggttatttttatcctttaaataaaaagtatttttatatttttaacagaaggtga
- the LOC114381907 gene encoding putative serine/threonine-protein kinase-like protein CCR3, with protein sequence MYVVWCLYMTYVLSASAKANKMDTEMVESIDVTDDARSFSWAVDSAIRSETGSIFGESRVRSFASLVDSAIRSSSASEADLGSSPSPVHAFASAVDIRTVAARLFTVSELNVATNNFSFDNKIDAGGLDVVEYRGELIDGHEVAIKRVKTWLNLFGKSEFALFSRLHHKNLVGLVGFCEAKDERLLVYEYMKNGALYHHLHGKNGSSVLNSWKMRIKIAVDVSQGIQYLHNYASIIHRNINSSNILFDATWTARVSGFDLSLMNPEPDWDYRTMGTVGTYGYIDPEYYGLNVLTAKSDVYGLGVVLLELLTGKKAIFKYGANDFVSTTIKSVVDFAVPTILAGELVKILDPRVGPPDVNEAEALELVAYTAIHCVNLEGKDRPTMADIVANLERALAICESSHI encoded by the coding sequence atgtatgtggtTTGGTGTCTGTATATGACATATGTGCTCAGTGCCTCCGCCAAAGCAAATAAAATGGATACTGAAATGGTTGAGAGCATTGATGTCACAGATGATGCAAGGAGTTTTAGCTGGGCAGTGGACAGCGCCATAAGGAGTGAGACTGGGTCCATTTTTGGAGAATCTCGTGTCCGTAGCTTTGCTTCGTTAGTGGACAGTGCCATAAGGAGTAGTAGTGCCAGTGAAGCAGATTTGGGATCATCCCCTTCCCCAGTGCATGCTTTTGCTTCCGCTGTGGATATCAGGACTGTTGCTGCACGATTATTCACCGTCTCTGAGCTTAACGTAGCCACCAACAATTTCTCATTTGACAACAAGATTGATGCTGGAGGCCTTGATGTTGTTGAGTACAGAGGCGAGCTCATTGATGGTCATGAGGTTGCAATCAAGAGGGTTAAAACCTGGCTAAACTTATTTGGTAAGTCTGAGTTTGCCTTGTTCTCCCGTTTACACCACAAGAATTTGGTTGGGCTGGTTGGATTTTGTGAAGCAAAAGATGAAAGGCTCTTGGTGTATGAGTACATGAAGAATGGGGCGTTGTATCATCATTTGCATGGCAAGAATGGTAGCAGTGTGTTGAATTCATGGAAAATGAGGATCAAAATTGCCGTCGATGTTTCACAGGGAATACAATATCTTCATAACTATGCATCTATTATTCACAGAAATATCAACTCTTCCAATATTCTTTTCGATGCTACTTGGACAGCAAGAGTATCTGGTTTTGATTTGTCGCTGATGAATCCAGAACCTGACTGGGATTACCGAACAATGGGGACTGTGGGAACATATGGATATATTGATCCTGAGTACTATGGTCTAAATGTCTTGACAGCAAAGAGTGATGTGTATGGGCTTGGAGTTGTATTGCTTGAACTTTTAACGGGAAAGAAAGCTATATTCAAGTATGGGGCGAATGATTTTGTATCCACCACAATAAAAAGTGTGGTGGATTTTGCAGTGCCAACAATTTTGGCCGGAGAGTTAGTGAAAATTTTGGATCCAAGGGTTGGACCACCCGATGTGAATGAGGCCGAGGCATTGGAATTAGTGGCCTATACAGCCATTCATTGTGTCAATTTGGAAGGGAAAGATAGACCAACCATGGCTGACATTGTGGCCAATTTGGAGAGGGCTTTGGCTATTTGTGAGAGTAGCCATATATGA
- the LOC114381906 gene encoding putative serine/threonine-protein kinase-like protein CCR3: protein MHMDSIDKVKFLLACLAPSQLIYICMYVLWCLYMTYVLSASAKSNKMDTEMVESIDVTDDARSFSWAVDSAIRSDTGSIFGESRVRSFASLVDSAIRSSSATEADLESSLVQAEDRAMRTVAARLTKAVSNAKRHFAKGLFTRAELIPVTQAELEPATNNFPGLLFTLDELKAATNNFSFDNKIGTGGFGIVEYRGKLIDGREVAIKRGKTWSNSFGKSEFALFSRLHHKNLVGLVGFCEQKDERLLVYEYMKNGALYHHLHDKKGSSVLNSWKMRIKIAVDVSEGIQYLHNYASIIHRNIKSSNILFDATWTARVSGFDFAVGTFGYVDPEYFHLNVVTEKSDVYGLGVVLLEILTGRRAVLKYGAKDYVCTPIKSVVDFAVPVILAGELVKILDPRVGPPDENEAEAMELVAYTAIHCVNLKGKDRPTMADIVVNLERALAICESSHV from the coding sequence ATGCATATGGATTCAATCGATAAGGTGAAGTTTCTCTTGGCTTGCCTCGCACCTtctcaattaatatatatatgtatgtatgtgctTTGGTGTCTGTATATGACATATGTGCTCAGTGCCTCcgccaaatcaaataaaatggaTACTGAAATGGTTGAGAGCATTGATGTCACAGATGATGCAAGGAGTTTTAGCTGGGCAGTGGACAGCGCCATAAGGAGTGATACTGGGTCCATTTTTGGAGAATCTCGTGTCCGTAGCTTTGCTTCGTTAGTTGACAGTGCCATAAGGAGTAGTAGTGCTACTGAAGCAGATTTGGAATCATCCCTTGTCCAGGCAGAAGACAGGGCGATGAGGACTGTTGCAGCACGATTAACAAAAGCCGTGTCAAATGCAAAAAGACATTTTGCTAAAGGATTATTTACCCGGGCTGAGCTTATACCAGTCACCCAGGCTGAGCTTGAACCAGCCACCAACAATTTCCCAGGATTATTATTTACCCTGGATGAGCTTAAAGCAGCCACCAATAATTTCTCATTTGACAACAAGATTGGTACTGGAGGCTTTGGTATTGTTGAGTACAGAGGCAAACTCATTGATGGTCGTGAGGTTGCAATCAAGAGGGGTAAAACCTGGTCAAACTCATTTGGTAAGTCTGAGTTTGCCTTGTTCTCCCGTTTACACCACAAGAATTTGGTTGGGCTGGTTGGATTTTGTGAACAAAAAGATGAAAGGCTCTTGGTGTATGAGTACATGAAGAATGGGGCGTTGTATCATCATTTGCATGACAAGAAGGGTAGCAGTGTGTTGAATTCATGGAAAATGAGGATCAAAATTGCGGTCGATGTTTCTGAGGGAATACAATATCTTCATAACTATGCATCTATTATTCACAGAAATATCAAGTCTTCCAATATTCTTTTCGATGCTACTTGGACAGCAAGAGTATCTGGTTTTGATTTTGCAGTGGGAACCTTTGGATATGTTGATCCTGAATACTTTCACCTAAATGTGGTGACGGAAAAAAGTGATGTGTATGGGCTTGGAGTTGTACTGCTTGAAATTCTAACAGGAAGGAGAGCTGTACTCAAGTATGGGGCGAAAGATTATGTATGCACCCCAATAAAAAGTGTGGTGGATTTTGCAGTGCCTGTTATTTTGGCCGGAGAATTAGTGAAAATTTTGGATCCAAGGGTTGGACCACCCGATGAGAATGAGGCCGAGGCAATGGAATTAGTGGCCTATACAGCTATTCATTGTGTGAATTTGAAAGGGAAAGATAGACCAACCATGGCTGACATTGTGGTCAATTTGGAGAGGGCTTTGGCTATTTGTGAGAGTAGCCATGTATGA
- the LOC114381854 gene encoding putative serine/threonine-protein kinase-like protein CCR3 → MKKTAGTVGYIDPEYLAGHVVTAKSDVYGLGVVLLELLTGKTAIFKSGDDGGSVVDFAVPHILSGEWVKILDPRIGPPDENEADAVELVAYTALHCVKLEGKDRPTIVEVVVNLESALASCCHSSHERISSATIPVVSVVLPTKKKKEKFLLFHNDIVQPGESWEQILLNL, encoded by the coding sequence ATGAAGAAGACAGCTGGAACCGTTGGATACATTGATCCTGAGTACTTAGCTGGACATGTGGTGACAGCAAAGAGTGATGTGTATGGGCTTGGAGTTGTACTTCTTGAACTTTTAACGGGTAAGACAGCTATATTCAAGTCTGGGGACGATGGAGGCAGTGTGGTGGACTTTGCAGTGCCTCATATTTTGTCTGGAGAATGGGTGAAAATTTTGGATCCAAGGATTGGACCTCCTGACGAGAATGAAGCAGATGCAGTCGAGTTAGTGGCCTACACAGCTCTCCATTGTGTGAAATTGGAAGGGAAAGATAGACCAACCATTGTTGAAGTAGTGGTCAATTTGGAGAGCGCTTTGGCTAGTTGTTGTCATAGCAGCCATGAAAGGATTTCCAGCGCTACTATCCCTGTTGTTTCTGTTGTTTTAcctaccaaaaagaaaaaagaaaaatttctgtTGTTTCACAATGATATAGTTCAACCCGGGGAAAGTTGGGAGCAAATATTGTTGAATTTATGA